From a region of the Alphaproteobacteria bacterium genome:
- the glpX gene encoding class II fructose-bisphosphatase — MSEPRLPMDRNLALEAVRVTEAAALAASRFIGRGDEQAADTAAMEAMRAALSALFIDGRVVVGEGDVGQVPMLFTGDRVGNGKGPAIDLALDALEGTSIVAKGGHNAVAVLALTENGGFLPVPDIHMEKIAVGPGLPVGVIDIDDEPSENLRRLAMAKGVEVEDLMVCILDRPRHEDLIGKVRDAGARIVLITDGDVSGVIATALPGSGIDIYMGSGGAPEGVLAATALACAGAQMQCRLMFRNEAEKARARAAGHCDQSGKLTIADMVRGEAMFSATGVTDGAMLMGVRRHSGGAITHSLVMRARSGTMRLVESHHNFLLKDSGEAA; from the coding sequence ATGTCCGAACCCCGTCTGCCCATGGACCGCAATCTGGCGCTGGAAGCCGTGCGGGTCACCGAGGCCGCCGCCCTGGCGGCGTCGCGCTTCATCGGACGCGGCGACGAACAGGCGGCCGACACGGCGGCCATGGAAGCCATGCGCGCCGCCCTTTCCGCCCTGTTCATCGACGGACGCGTGGTGGTGGGCGAAGGCGACGTGGGCCAGGTGCCGATGCTGTTCACCGGCGATCGGGTCGGCAACGGCAAGGGACCGGCCATTGATCTGGCCTTGGATGCGTTGGAGGGAACCTCCATCGTCGCCAAGGGCGGCCATAATGCAGTGGCCGTGCTGGCGCTGACCGAGAATGGCGGCTTTCTGCCTGTCCCCGACATCCATATGGAAAAGATCGCCGTCGGCCCCGGACTGCCGGTCGGCGTCATCGACATCGACGACGAGCCCTCGGAGAACCTGCGCAGGCTGGCCATGGCCAAGGGCGTCGAGGTCGAGGATCTGATGGTCTGCATCCTGGACCGTCCTCGCCACGAGGACTTGATCGGCAAGGTGCGCGACGCGGGCGCCAGAATCGTTCTGATCACAGACGGCGACGTGTCGGGCGTGATCGCCACGGCGCTTCCCGGCAGCGGCATCGACATCTATATGGGTTCTGGCGGCGCCCCTGAAGGCGTGCTGGCCGCCACCGCCCTGGCTTGCGCGGGCGCTCAGATGCAGTGCCGCCTGATGTTTCGCAACGAAGCCGAGAAGGCCAGGGCGCGCGCCGCCGGACATTGCGACCAGTCGGGCAAGCTGACCATTGCCGATATGGTGCGCGGCGAGGCCATGTTCTCGGCCACCGGCGTCACCGACGGCGCCATGCTGATGGGCGTGCGCAGGCACAGCGGCGGCGCCATCACCCATTCGCTGGTCATGCGCGCCCGCAGCGGCACCATGCGCCTCGTCGAGTCGCACCATAATTTCCTTCTCAAGGATTCCGGCGAAGCCGCATGA
- the recJ gene encoding single-stranded-DNA-specific exonuclease RecJ, whose protein sequence is MNAFLGVSRSINGRRWMLRDADERLALTFSQRLRVAEIVGRVMAGRGVTLDDAESYLNPSLRTFLPDPSSLKDMDAAAERLASAVMAGELIAVFGDYDVDGATSSALLKRFLERAGGRVRVYIPDRVAEGYGPNAPALRKLKDEGAGVVVTVDCGTTAFDALEEAANFGLDVIVADHHEAEPRLPKALAVVNPNRIDEARGLGHLAAVGVVFLLAVAANRTLRQAGWYGPQRAEPDLMQWLDLVALGTVCDVVPLKGLNRALVTQGLKIMAKRANIGLAALGDAAKLTEKPNAWHAGFLLGPRINAGGRVGAADLGTRLLSCDDPIEAAQLAAKLNELNLQRQEIEAVVLLQAIEQVESTASEDAPLLFAYGDGWHPGVIGIVAGRLKERYARPACVVAIENGVGKGSGRSVNGVDLGAAIIAARQSGLLINGGGHAMAAGFTVSADRLPELAHFLAERLRLQANSGLAPVLTLDGALEPGGANFDLVETLERCGPYGAGNEEPKFALAGVRIAKADIVGMGHVRVNLAGPGGGWLKGIAFKSADSELGHALLSSKGDPIHIAGTLRADSWQGRRSAQLVIDDAAIP, encoded by the coding sequence ATGAACGCCTTTCTTGGCGTCTCGCGGTCGATCAACGGGCGGCGCTGGATGTTGCGAGACGCCGACGAGCGACTAGCGCTTACTTTTTCACAACGCCTGCGCGTGGCGGAAATTGTTGGGCGCGTCATGGCCGGGCGCGGCGTCACCCTGGACGACGCAGAATCCTACCTGAACCCGTCCCTGCGCACCTTTCTGCCCGACCCCAGCAGCCTAAAGGACATGGACGCAGCAGCCGAGCGACTGGCCAGCGCCGTGATGGCGGGCGAGCTGATCGCCGTTTTCGGCGATTACGACGTCGATGGCGCCACCTCGTCGGCCCTGCTGAAACGCTTTTTGGAGCGTGCGGGCGGACGCGTGCGGGTTTACATCCCCGACCGCGTGGCCGAAGGATATGGCCCCAACGCCCCGGCGCTGCGCAAGCTGAAGGACGAGGGGGCGGGCGTCGTGGTCACGGTCGATTGCGGCACCACCGCCTTCGACGCCTTGGAGGAAGCCGCCAATTTCGGCCTGGACGTTATCGTCGCCGACCATCACGAAGCCGAGCCGCGCTTGCCCAAGGCGCTGGCCGTGGTCAATCCCAACCGCATCGACGAAGCGCGGGGCTTGGGCCATCTGGCCGCAGTTGGCGTCGTTTTTCTGCTGGCCGTCGCTGCCAACCGCACCTTGCGCCAAGCCGGATGGTATGGCCCCCAGCGTGCGGAACCCGATTTGATGCAATGGCTCGATCTGGTGGCGCTGGGCACGGTTTGCGACGTGGTTCCCCTGAAGGGCTTGAACCGGGCGCTGGTCACGCAAGGGCTGAAGATCATGGCCAAGCGCGCCAATATCGGCTTGGCCGCCCTTGGCGACGCCGCCAAACTGACCGAGAAGCCCAATGCCTGGCATGCCGGTTTTCTGCTGGGGCCGCGCATCAATGCGGGTGGGCGCGTCGGCGCCGCCGATCTCGGCACGCGCCTTCTGTCTTGCGACGATCCTATCGAAGCCGCGCAACTGGCGGCCAAGCTGAACGAGCTAAATTTGCAGCGCCAAGAGATCGAGGCCGTCGTTTTGCTGCAAGCCATCGAGCAGGTGGAAAGCACGGCCAGCGAGGACGCGCCTTTGCTGTTCGCCTATGGCGACGGCTGGCATCCTGGGGTCATCGGCATTGTGGCCGGGCGTTTGAAGGAACGCTACGCCCGCCCGGCTTGCGTGGTGGCGATCGAGAACGGCGTCGGCAAAGGGTCTGGCCGTTCGGTCAACGGCGTCGATCTGGGTGCGGCCATCATCGCCGCCCGCCAAAGCGGCTTGCTGATCAATGGCGGCGGACACGCCATGGCGGCGGGCTTTACCGTAAGCGCCGACCGCCTTCCCGAACTGGCTCATTTCCTGGCGGAACGCTTGCGCCTGCAGGCCAATTCAGGCCTTGCCCCTGTCCTTACCTTGGACGGCGCGTTGGAACCGGGCGGGGCCAATTTCGATCTGGTGGAAACGCTGGAGCGCTGCGGCCCCTATGGCGCTGGCAACGAAGAGCCGAAATTCGCCCTGGCGGGCGTTCGCATTGCCAAGGCCGACATCGTGGGCATGGGCCATGTGCGGGTGAATCTGGCGGGACCCGGCGGCGGCTGGCTGAAGGGCATCGCCTTTAAATCGGCTGATTCCGAACTGGGCCACGCCCTACTGTCCTCGAAGGGCGACCCCATTCATATCGCAGGAACGCTGCGCGCCGACAGTTGGCAGGGCAGAAGATCCGCCCAGTTGGTCATCGACGACGCCGCCATTCCTTAG